TCCCGTGGGCGGGTCGAGCGACGTTGGCTGCCTTGGCTATGTGCGGGTGTTCCGTGAACTGATGGAGCAGACCGCGAGCACAGGCGGCATTGATCACGTGGTCGTGGCCAACGGGTCTTCCGGCACGCAGGCGGGGCTTGCGGCCGGTGCGTCGCTTTATGCACCGCAGGTGATGGTGCACGGGATCAACGTGCTGAGCCCGGACGGCGAAAAGGCCCGCGAGACCACCGCGGCCCTTGCCGGTGCCACGATGAAACGCGCCGAGCCGGACAGGGCGATGTCGCTGTCGGCGGATGAGATCATCCTGCACGAAGGGTTTCTGGGCGAAGGCTACGGCATGCCGACCCCGGAGATGGTGGCAGCGCTGCAGCTCGTGGCCCGCACGGAGGGACTGCTGCTTGACCCTGTTTACAGCGGCAAGGCGATGGCCGGGCTGATCGCCCTTATCCAGGTGAGGACGTTTGCCGCGGATGAGACCGTGGTGTTCATGGCCACCGGCGGCACGCCCGGCCTGTTTGCCTATGCGGACGCGCTGCGCAGCCCGGCAGGCTAAGCCCTGCCTGCCTAGAGCGGGCTGTGGGGGTTGAAGACCGGCGGCCGCTTTTCCTTGCGGGCATTGATAGATTCCCGCGGGTCAGGGCCGGTGAAGCCCAGCATCTCCAGTGCCGTTGAGGCATCGAAGGCGGGGCCGAACATGCGCAGCACATTGTTGAGGGCATATTTGGTGAAGCGCATGGCGCTGGGGCTGCCCTCGGCGAGGCGGGTGGCGATGTCGATTGAGGTGGCTTCCAGCTCTTCCTCCTCGACCAGCCGCGACACGAGGCCGATGCGCTCGGCCTCCGTGCCGTCGATCGGTTCGCAGAGCATGAGATAGTATTTGGCCTTGGCCATGCCGCAGAGCAGCGGCCAGATCAGAACCGAATGATCGCCCGCGGCGACACCCAGGCGGGTGTGCCCGTCGACGATCTTGGCGTTGGGGGTGGCGATGGAGATGTCCGCCAGCAGTGCTGCCGCAAGCCCCGCCCCGACGCAGGGTCCGGTAATCGCGGAGACGATGGGCTTGTTGCAATTGGCGATGTTGTAGACGAGATCGCGGGCCTCCTTCCACAGGCCGGTGAGGGCCGTGAAGTCATCCAGCACCTCTTCGATCATCTGGAAATCACCACCAGCGGAGAATGCCTTGCCGCGCCCGCGAAGGATCACCGCGTTGACGCTGTCGTCACGGTCGATCTCGTTCCACACATAGGTGAGCTCGCGATGGCCATCCGCGTTCAGCGCATTGAGGCGGGCTTCATTGTCGATGGTGATGCGCAGCACCCGGTCGTGGGGCCGGTCGAAAGAAAGCTGGGAATAGCCGTCATAGGAAGTCGCCATCTGCGTGATGCCTCACCTGAATTGCCTGTTGTTGCGCGCCAGCATACCGGCTGATGCGGCAAGGCAAAGAGGAAAGAAGTAGCAGACTGACAGGCGCCTCCTAGCGTCAGGCAATGGCGCTTTCGACGGCGAGAAGGCCCCGCTTGCGCAGCAGAGCAGCCTCTTCCGCGTTGCGGAAGACATCCACCACGCTTACGACTGCTTCGAGATATGCCTTGCCGCGCTCGCGGATGGCAGCGTCCTCGGTGCGCAGCTCATCGATGATGGTGCGCTCATAGTCTTCAAGATATTTGTCCACGTCAGCGATGGCCGCATTGAGCGCCCCCACGAAGGAGCCTGCCTCAGCAAAGCGCCGCGCGCCTTCAAGGAAGCGGACGGTGTTGACCGCGTTGGCAACAAGCCCTGGTTCCAGCTCGCGCGACAAATTTGGACGCTTGGGGCCCGACCGCCCGAACCGGCCGGTGGAGCGCAGGGGCAATGCTTTGTAGATATGGGTGGGAGCCTTATCCATCCGCTCCCGGATGATTTCGGACACGGCACCGCGCGCGCTCATCAGGCGGGTGGCCCAGGCACCATCGCGGCGCACACCGATCTCCTCCGTTACACCGCGGGAAATGCGGGTGAACTGGCGCAGCTGGTCAAGCGTCGTGTCAGGATCCTGCGCCGGGTCTACGGTCTCGAGGCAATCAACCGCGTCTTCCATATCGCAAAGCAGCAGCTCGCCGACGATGGAAATGTCCGTCCGGCTGATCAGCACATCGGTGTTTGTGTGGGCCACGCCCTTGACGATGCGGAACATCTGCCAGGGCTTCTCGAGATGGCGCATGGCAATGACGGCCGCATAGGGGGCTGCGTCAGGCTGGTTGTGTGCGAGGATCTCGAACAGGTCACGCACCCGATTTGCCAGTTCCGAGGTGAGATCGGGGATGTGCTTCGGCAGCCCTTCTTTGAAGGTGCGCAGATGAGGCGCCGCATTCAGCAGCAGGCCCATCTCCGCCGCATCCTGCAGAACCTCCTCGCCCCCCAGTTTCTCTGCCACGGCCCGCCTCGGCTTGCTGTCGGGACGCAGTTCCTCAAGCTTTTCACGAATGGCGACGGCGCAGGTCGCATGAAGCACGTCAACCGCGTTTGCCAGCGCTTCTTCGTCTTTCGCCAATGTGTGTTCGACAATCAGTTGTGAAATCTTAGCCAGCGCGTCGGGGATCAGGTCTTCAGACAGCCATTGCCAGACGGGCATGATGGAGGTACGGGCCACGCGGCCCCGGTGCTTCTTGCCGCCGCGGCGGTTGACCAGCAGTTCCTCGAACGGCCAGCACAGATGGCGGACGGGTGTCGGGGCACCGCCGCGCTTCTTGCTGGCCATGTCACGTGCCTGGAGGCGCGGCCGCAGGGCTGCGAGAATGAGATCATGAGGCAGCTTGCCGCCCGAGAGCCTGTCCCGCTCCAGCGCGCGCGTGAGCTTGTCCGCTTCCGCATCGCTAAGCTGCGAAAGGGCAAGCTGAAGCTGCTCGACTAGGCTGCTCTCCGACACGGGTGACCCGCCTCTATACGGCTTTCCCCGTGGAAAGCCTGTTTCCGGCCACGCCCGACAGCCGGGCGCAAATTTGGTAGAGTAAACACCAGGCAAGCTTAACAACGGCTTTCCTAAAGCGCGGTCTTTACCCGGGGTTAACCAAACTCACGGGATCGATATCGTGAGTGAGCCCAGACCTAGGCCTGAATTGTTTCAGGCATGTGAGAGTGTGAGATGACCCTGAGCGACCTGACCAACCGGGCCTGGTATTTCATCTGGGACGCCCCCTTGGACGGCGCGCCGTGGTGGCAGCGGCAGGCGCAGCACATGTTGCGCATCGCAGGCGTGCTGATCCGCGATTTTTCGTCCGGAACGCTCAATCTGCATGCCATGAGCCTCGTCTACACGACCCTGCTGGCGCTGATCCCGGCCCTGGCGATCGTGTTTTCGGTGCTGAAAGGCTTTGGTGTCGACCGGGAGCTTGAAGTCTTTCTGACAGAATTCCTGGCACCGCTGGGCAGCCAGGGGTTGGAAATCCGCGACACTATCCTGCGCTTCGTCGAGCAGGTGAATATCGGCCTGCTCGGCTCGGTCGGTATCGCGGTGCTGATCTATACGGGGGTGTCGCTGCTGCAGAAGGTGGAAGCCGCCCTTAACGAGATATGGCAGGTGCGGCGGCTGCGGCCGCTGGCGCGCCGCTTTTCGGATTTTGTCAGCGTGCTGCTGGTCGGCCCGATCCTGATGGTGGTTGCCATGGGCCTTATGGCCAGCGTGGCGGGATCTGCCGCTGTTGACGGGATCGGCGGGGAATCCATGCAGGCCGTGCTGTCGGAAGTGTCGCGGCTGGTGCCTTACTTCCTGGTCGTGCTGGTTTTCATGATCATCTACATGGTCATTCCAAACACGCGGGTGACGCTGACAGCGGCCTTTGTCGGCGCGGTGGTGGCCGGCCTTGCCTGGAACATTGCCGGCTGGGCATTTGCGAGCTTCGTGGTGACATCAGCCCGCTATGCCGTGATCTATTCGGCTTTCGCGTCGCTCATTGTCTTCATGTTCTGGATGTATGTGGGCTGGCTCATCCTGCTCGCGGGCGCAGGCATCGCATTTTATCATCAGAACCCGGCCTATCTGACGCGCAGCGCGGTCTATCGCCTGTCCATTGAAGCGCGGGAGCGCCTGGCCCTGGACATTGCCTATCTGGTGGCAGCCGCGTTCGAACGCGGGGAGACGCCGTGGACGTCGCAACGGCTTGCGCGGATCATGCACCTGCCGCTGCCGCCAGTAGAGCGGGTGATCAGCTTCCTGCTCCAGGAGGGCATGCTGCTGGAAACCGGTAGCGACGTGCCGGGGCTTGTGCCCGCGCGCCCGCTGGATCGGATACCGGTGGAAGAATGGCTGCGCATCGTACGGCAGGGCGCTGAAGGTCATGCCCAATTGACCCTGCGCCCCGGGGCGGAAGTGATCGTCGACAATGACAAGCTTGGCCCGCTGATCGACAGGCTGGATGAGGCGCGCCGTGATGCGCTTGACGGCCTGACCCTGCGCGACCTCGTGACCGGCACGCATGAGGCCAAGCCCGTGACGGACAAGGTGGCCTCCATCTCGAAATCCTGAAGGGCCTTCCCTGCCCTGCGGCCAAAAGAAAACGGGGAGGACTTTCGTCCTCCCCGTTGACTTGCCATAGGCCGGGAAGCGGTCACTGACGCGCGCGTGGGTGCCCTAAATGGTGCGCCAGCTTCCATCCGGCATACGGCAGGCCGTTGCGTAATTCTGATAGGGGCCATTGGGGCCGTAGAACGTGCTTTCGATCTGCTTGCACTGGCGGCCGCCGTGGTTGTAGGCCGGGCCCGCCTCGAACTGGCCGTGATGGCCGGAGCGCGGGTTGCGCCAGTGGACGGGGCCCTGGCTGTAGATCGAGTCCGAGTAGGCACGCTCCGCATACAGCGCGTCGGCCCGGTCGAGGCTCTGGCCCGCGCTGCCGCCGACGGCAGCGCCCAGAAGCGTGCCGACACCCGTGGCGATGAGCTGACCGGAACCTGAACCGAATTGCGAGCCAAGGAGGCCACCGGCTACGCCGCCGATGACCGCGCCGCCCACCGTCTTGGGGCCGTAGCCGTTGCTGCCATAGCCGCCGCCATAGGTCTGGCAGGCGCCAAGGGCGAGTGCACCGGCAATGATTGCTGCGAGCTTGATGTGTCGCATGGTCTTCGCCTTCCTGTTGCGCCGGTTTCCTGCCCTCCCGACGGGACGGCTGAACCGGATTTGAGTTTCGGATGACGCCACGGGCCTGAAAAAGCGCCGGGCATGAGGGGCAAATCGAGGAGGCGGTCCAACCGGGCCGTCCGCGCCATCCGATGAACAAAGATTAGGGAAGATGAATTGAGGCAGCGCTGAACCGCGCATTCATATGCGGTTCATGATGCGGCTGCAGGTGCCGGCTTGCGCTTGTTCTCAGGCTGCACGCGGCAGGATGAGCACGGCCTTCACGCCGCCGAGGGGGGAAGCGTCCAGCTTGAACGCCCCGTCATAGAGGCCTGAGATATCATCAACGATGGACAGGCCGAGGCCGGAGCCGGGAACGGATTCATCCAGGCGGGCGCCGCGCTTGAGCACACGGGCGCGTTCTTCCTCGGTGAGGCCGGGGCCGTCATCCTCTACAGTAATTGTCAGGCGGCCGGGGTCATCCGGTGTGGGGGCCGCTGAGAGTGAGATGCGGCCTTCCGCCCATTTGAAGGCGTTGTCGAGAAGGTTGCCGAGCAGCTCTTCCAGATCCTGCTTTTCGCCGCGGAAATCCAGCCCTTCCGGGCAGGTGATGGTGACATCATAGTCCCGGTCGCGGTGAATGCGTTTGAGGGTGCGGACGAGGTCTTCGCTGACGCCCGCGACCGAGGCACGGGCGCCGAGCACGCTGCCGGAAGCTGCTGCCCGGGCGCGGACGAGATAATGGTCCACCTGGCGGCGCATGAGACCCGTCTGGCGGCGCACGGTCTCGGCCAGTTGGGCGCTGTCACCGGGAGAGACGGCTTCGTTGGTCAGCACGCTCAGAGGCGTCTTGAGGGCATGGGCGAGATTGCCCACATGGGTGCGGGCGCGGTCGACCACCTGGGCATTGTGGTCGAGGAGCATGTTCACTTCCTCGACGAGCGGTGAGATTTCAGACGGGAAATCGCCGGTCAGCCGCTCAGCGCGGCCGGAGCGGATATCGGCAAGGCCGGTTTCGACGCTGCGGAGGGGACGCAGGCCGTAGCGGACCTGCACCAGCAGCGCGCCGATGAGGCCGAGCAGCAGCACGACAACGGCCACAGCGAGCGTGCCGTTGAAAGACTCCGTCTCGCGCTCGATCTCATTAGCGGCACCGGCGACGATGAAGGTGAAGGTCCGGGTGTCGCCCGGCAGGGTGACGTCGCGGGCAACGAGGCGCAGGCTCTGGCCTTCCGGGCCCATGGCTTCGCTGCGGCGGGGGCCGGGCTCTTCGCGCCGGGGCGGCACGGGCAGTTGCTGGTCCCAGATGGAGCGCGAGCGCAGCAACACCTGGCCGGTGCCGCTTTCCGTGACCTGCCAGTAGAGGCCGGAGAAGGGGCGCTCGAAACGCGCCTGGGTGAAACGGCGGCGCAGGACGAGGCGGCCTTGGGGATCTATCTCCGCGTCGGCGATCAGGCCGCCGAGCAGCACGTCCATGCGGGCATCGAAACTGCTTTCGACGCTTTCACGGAAAGCGGAGGCGAGCAGGAGCCCGCCGCCGATGAGCAATATGGCTGTGAGAAGCGCTGCCCCGGCGACCAGCCGGAAGGCAAGCGAATCAGGCCGCATCTTCCGGCTGAGCGAGGCAGTATCCAAGCCCCCTGACAGTCTGGATAAGATTGACGCCAAGTTTCTTCCGTACGCGGCCGACGAACACTTCGATGGTGTTGGAATCACGATCAAAGTCCTGATCGTACAGATGCTCCACCAGCTCGGTGCGGGATACAACCCGGCCCTTGTGCATCATGAGATAGGCCAGCAGGCGGTATTCAAGCGCGGTGAGCTTGACCGGCGTACCGTCCACGGAGACGCGGGCGGCGCGGGTGTCGAGCCGCAAGGGGCCGCATTCGAGTTCTGATGTGGCGTGGCCGGCGGCGCGGCGCACCAGGGCACGCAGGCGGGCCAGCACTTCTTCCACGTAGAAGGGCTTGGCGACGTAGTCATCGGCGCCGGCATCGAAGCCCGCCACCTTGTCGCTCCAGCGGTCGCGGGCGGTGAGAATCAGCACCGGCGTCTTGATGCCCGCACGGCGCCACCGCTCCAGAACCGTAACGCCGTCGATGGCCGGGAGACCAAGATCGAGCAGGATCGCGTCATAGGGTTCGGTCTCGCCCAGGTAATGGCCTTCTTCACCATCGGCTGCGGCATCCACCGCGTAGCCTGCATCGGTGAGCACGGTCACCAGCTGGCGGGAGATATCCGCATCGTCTTCAACTACAAGGACACGCATCGGTCTGCCTCGTCTTGCTACCGCCCGCGCACATCAAGCACGCGGCCGGTCTTTCCATCCACGATCACGACAACGACTGCATCATTGGCCCGCAGCATCTTGAGGCGGTAGACGCCGGTGCGGTCGTTGAGATCGACCTCCAGCAATTCACCACCGCCGATCTCGCGGCGGGCGATACCCAGAACGGTTTCCAGCGGCAGAACATCGGCCCGCTGGACCATCTGCCACTCACGCCGGTCCGGCTCCGCTGCGCGGTGCTGGCGGACACCCACTTCCATTTCCGTGCGGGCGGACGCAGCCGCCGGCATGGCGCCCGTGGCCATCATGGCCGCGAGGACCAGGAGGGCCGCAAGGCCTGCACGCCGCAGGGAGGTTGCGGCGTTGGAGGGGGTGATATGTGCGATCGTTGTCCACATGATTGTGGAGTCCTAACGAGGCGAGCGTGAACCCGGCATGAACATGAACAGGCGGCGGCCTTCACGCAGCAAAGGAATCCGCCACGAAAGGACCGCCGCCTCTCATTACACCATCAATCGGCGTCAGATGCCCTTGAAAGTCACGAATTCCTCAAGCGGCGCCCGATCCGTGCGCAGGGCATTGATGGGCGCGTCAGGGTCGCGGTAGCCGAGACCGAGGCCGCAGAACAGCATCTGCTCTTCGGGGATGTTCACGAACTCGCCAATGGTCTTGTACCAGATGGCCCAGGCTTCCTGCGGACAGGTATCGAGGCCGTGCTCACGCGCCAGCAGCATGATCGACTGGATGAACATGCCCAGATCGGCCCACTGGCCTTCCTGCATGGTGCGGTCGATGGTGAAGAACAGGGCGACGGGCGCGCCGAAAAACTCGAAATTGCGGGCGAACTGGGTGAGACGGCCGACCTTGTCCTCCCGCGCCACGCCGATGGAAGCGTACATGTCCTCGCCGACCTTGAAGCGACGGGAGCGGTAGGGCTCCTTCAGCTTAGGCGGATAGACATTGTACTCCGAGCCCTCACCCATGGGATTTTCCGGCAGCTTGGAGGCGATGAGCTTCTTGAAGCCGGCCAGCTCTTCGCCGCCGACCACATAGACGTGCCAGGGCTGGAGATTGCCGCCGGAGGGCGCGCGCTTGGCGGTCTCCAGGATCTCGATGATGGTGTCGCGCGGGACCGGGGTGTCCTTGAAGGCGCGGCAGCTGAAGCGGCTGTCCAGGGCTTCCGAGACTTTCATGGGAATTCCTCTTGTTCGGGTAATGAATGCTAGCGCGCGGTGACGGACGCCCACAGGGCCTTGCCGCCATCGGCGATGGCCTGACGGCCGAGGACGCGCGCCCAGTGGGAAGCGCCGCCGAATTCAGGCCCCCAGGACCACAGGCGGCGGGTCCAGAAATGCAGGCCGTGCTCATAGGTGAAGCCGATGGCGCCATGAGTCTGATGCGCGATTGAGGCTCCGAGCTGAGCGGCATCAGCGGCCCGCAGCTTGGCGGCAGCGATCTCGAAGGCCGCATCGGTGGGGTCGGCGCTCATGGCGCGGGCGGCGACATCCGCCGCCACGCCGACGGAGGCTGCATGGGTGGCCATTTCGGCCAGCTGGTGCTGGATGGCCTGGAACTTGGAGATGGGACGGCCGAACTGCACGCGTTCACCGGCATATTGCATGGCCTGTGCGAGCGCTGCCTGAAGCGCCCCGGCGATGCCGGCCGCCCGCATCAGTGCACCGGCCTGCATGGCGGCATCCTGCGGCAGGGCGGCCTTGCCTGTCGCGGTCACAGCACCTGCGGCCGTCACATCAGCGACCGGGTCGCGGGCGATGGAGGCGGCAGGCTCAGCAATGGTGACATCGGACAACAATGCGACCGTGACGCCGTCACCAGCAGGGGCAATGGCCACCACATGGGCCGCTTCGGCGGCGTAAGGCACTTTGCGCATGGGGTCTGCGAGGCGGGTGTCCGCCCCCTCGCCTTTCAGCTCGGCCGGGCCGAAAGTGAGCGGGCCGTCCGGCACGTCAAGGCCTGCCTGATCTAGGAACCAGGCGGCGACGATGGTTTCAGCCAAGGGAAGCGGGACGGCGTGCAGGCCACAGGCCTTGAGCAGCACCATGGCATCGCTCCAGGACGCGCCTGCGCCACCGCGCGCTTCGCTGACCAGGATGCGGCAGAAGCCATTTTCCTCCACCGCCTGCCACAGGGCCTGCGGCCAGGTGCCATCTTCGGCGGCGATGCGGGTGTCCTTGGTGAGGTTGTCCGTAAACAGACGGTTTGCCGTATCGGACAGGATGGTCTGGAACTCGTTCATCGCCGCTTACCTCAGGCCCAGGCCGCGGGCGATGATGCCGCGGAGAATTTCACGGGTGCCGCCACGCAGGGAGAAAGACGGCGCGTTCTGCACGAGATATGCAGCGGCTTCATCAAGCCCGCCTGTGCCCAGATGGAAGGGCCGCTCAAGCAACTCGGTCGCAAGGCCGGGGATGCGCTGCTCAAGCACCGCACCGAGATCCTTGACCACGGACGCTTCCAGCGCCGGGTTCTGACCTGCTTCCAGCATGCCGGCGACGGAGACCGACATGTGGCGAAGCGTGGAGAGTTCGGCGACGAGGCGGCCGATTTCGACTTCTGCCCGCTCGCCGACATCATCGCGGTCGGAGAGTTCTTCGACCAGTTCAGCTACAAGGGGGTAGCAGGAGAGGTAGCGCTCGGGGCCGGAGCGCTCATAGGCCAGTTCGGCGGTTACCTGGTTCCAGCCACCGCCAACCTCGCCGACACGCTGGCTGTCGGGCACCAGCACGTCCTCGAAAATGACTTCGTTGAAATGCGCGTTGCCGGAAAGATCCTTGATGGGGCGGACCGTGATGCCCGGCGTATCAAGGTCCACGAGGAACTGGGTCAGACCGCCATGGCGATTGCCTTCTTCCGTCGACGTGCGGAACAGGGCAATCATGACGTGGGATTTGTGGGCGCCGGAGGTCCACAGCTTGGTGCCGGTGACGCGCCAGCCCTCATCGGTGCGCTCGGCCCTGGTGCGGACAGAGGCAAGGTCGGAGCCTGAATCCGGCTCGCTCATGCCAATGCAGAAGAAGCACTGACCGGAGGCGATGCGAGGCAGGTATTTCTGCCGCTGTTCCTCGGTGCCGTAGTTCAGAAGCAGGGGGCCCGACTGGCGGTCGCCGATCCAGTGGGCGGCGACGGGTGCGCCCGCGGAAAGCATTTCCTCAAGCACCACATAGCGCTCGAGCGCCGAACGCTCATGGCCGCCATACTGCTTCGGCCATGTCATGCCGATCCAGCCGCGCTCCCCCATCTTGCGGCTGAAATCAGCGTCCCAGCCCATCCAGGTTTCGGCGCGCTTGCGGGCGGGATAATCGGTCAGTTCGGCGGCGAGAAAATCGCGCAGTTCCTGACGGAGGGCCTGCGTGCCGTCAGGCAGATCGCAGGGGTCGAAGCGGAAGGTTTGCATGGCGTGATCGAGCGTTTCCGGCCTGAAGGCATTGAGGTTTTGCGGGACTGTGCCCCGCCTTTCACACCCAATTCAAGCTAGAGCGCGAGGGCTGCCGCGCCACCATCGACCCGCAGGTTCACCCCGTTGATATGGGCGGCCGGATCGCTTGCCAGAAAAACCACCGCTGCCGCTACGTCCTCGCGGGTGGACATGCGGCCGGTGGGGTTGCCGCCGCCCATCTCCTTCATGGCGCGTTTTTCTATCTCCGCCCAGTCGTCACCCCACCCCTTGCGGGCGGCGCGGGCGCGGAAATGCGCTTCCACCTCGTCTGTGCGGATCAGGCCGGGGCTCACCAGGTTAACGGTGATTCCGTGGCCGCCGAGCTCGCGGGCGAGGCTTGCCGAAGCTCCGGCAAGGGCGCTCTTCGCCGCATAATAATGGGGGGTGCGGGCGGGCGGCTGGATGGTGCCCAGCGTGCCGAGATTGACGATGCGGCCCCAGCCGCGCGCCTTCATGCCGTCTGAAAGGCGGATCGACAGGCGCACCATGGAGAGCACGTTGCGCTCATAATCGGCATGCCATGTCCCGGGGTCGCTGTCTTCCCAGCGGCCGGGGGCGACGCCGCCCCAATTATTGATGAGCACATCCACCGGGCCACCCTCGCAGGCAGCGATGGCGGCATCCGCGCCTTCATCGGTGGTGAGGTCGCCATG
The sequence above is drawn from the Pyruvatibacter mobilis genome and encodes:
- a CDS encoding D-cysteine desulfhydrase family protein, which translates into the protein MDSQFDKISREDLAGPPTPLMEMARFKAALETTGVTCPRLLVKREDLTQTAGGGNKIRKLEYLLADAKANGADVVITAGAVQSNHVRQTAGAASRLGLDCVGLLFSTVPNESDAYRTSGNVLLDDIFGADIRVFPGDANGREVFDEVIGEMVKAGRKAYVIPVGGSSDVGCLGYVRVFRELMEQTASTGGIDHVVVANGSSGTQAGLAAGASLYAPQVMVHGINVLSPDGEKARETTAALAGATMKRAEPDRAMSLSADEIILHEGFLGEGYGMPTPEMVAALQLVARTEGLLLDPVYSGKAMAGLIALIQVRTFAADETVVFMATGGTPGLFAYADALRSPAG
- a CDS encoding enoyl-CoA hydratase/isomerase family protein: MATSYDGYSQLSFDRPHDRVLRITIDNEARLNALNADGHRELTYVWNEIDRDDSVNAVILRGRGKAFSAGGDFQMIEEVLDDFTALTGLWKEARDLVYNIANCNKPIVSAITGPCVGAGLAAALLADISIATPNAKIVDGHTRLGVAAGDHSVLIWPLLCGMAKAKYYLMLCEPIDGTEAERIGLVSRLVEEEELEATSIDIATRLAEGSPSAMRFTKYALNNVLRMFGPAFDASTALEMLGFTGPDPRESINARKEKRPPVFNPHSPL
- a CDS encoding YihY/virulence factor BrkB family protein; translation: MTLSDLTNRAWYFIWDAPLDGAPWWQRQAQHMLRIAGVLIRDFSSGTLNLHAMSLVYTTLLALIPALAIVFSVLKGFGVDRELEVFLTEFLAPLGSQGLEIRDTILRFVEQVNIGLLGSVGIAVLIYTGVSLLQKVEAALNEIWQVRRLRPLARRFSDFVSVLLVGPILMVVAMGLMASVAGSAAVDGIGGESMQAVLSEVSRLVPYFLVVLVFMIIYMVIPNTRVTLTAAFVGAVVAGLAWNIAGWAFASFVVTSARYAVIYSAFASLIVFMFWMYVGWLILLAGAGIAFYHQNPAYLTRSAVYRLSIEARERLALDIAYLVAAAFERGETPWTSQRLARIMHLPLPPVERVISFLLQEGMLLETGSDVPGLVPARPLDRIPVEEWLRIVRQGAEGHAQLTLRPGAEVIVDNDKLGPLIDRLDEARRDALDGLTLRDLVTGTHEAKPVTDKVASISKS
- a CDS encoding glycine zipper 2TM domain-containing protein; translated protein: MRHIKLAAIIAGALALGACQTYGGGYGSNGYGPKTVGGAVIGGVAGGLLGSQFGSGSGQLIATGVGTLLGAAVGGSAGQSLDRADALYAERAYSDSIYSQGPVHWRNPRSGHHGQFEAGPAYNHGGRQCKQIESTFYGPNGPYQNYATACRMPDGSWRTI
- a CDS encoding ATP-binding protein; the protein is MRPDSLAFRLVAGAALLTAILLIGGGLLLASAFRESVESSFDARMDVLLGGLIADAEIDPQGRLVLRRRFTQARFERPFSGLYWQVTESGTGQVLLRSRSIWDQQLPVPPRREEPGPRRSEAMGPEGQSLRLVARDVTLPGDTRTFTFIVAGAANEIERETESFNGTLAVAVVVLLLGLIGALLVQVRYGLRPLRSVETGLADIRSGRAERLTGDFPSEISPLVEEVNMLLDHNAQVVDRARTHVGNLAHALKTPLSVLTNEAVSPGDSAQLAETVRRQTGLMRRQVDHYLVRARAAASGSVLGARASVAGVSEDLVRTLKRIHRDRDYDVTITCPEGLDFRGEKQDLEELLGNLLDNAFKWAEGRISLSAAPTPDDPGRLTITVEDDGPGLTEEERARVLKRGARLDESVPGSGLGLSIVDDISGLYDGAFKLDASPLGGVKAVLILPRAA
- a CDS encoding response regulator transcription factor, encoding MRVLVVEDDADISRQLVTVLTDAGYAVDAAADGEEGHYLGETEPYDAILLDLGLPAIDGVTVLERWRRAGIKTPVLILTARDRWSDKVAGFDAGADDYVAKPFYVEEVLARLRALVRRAAGHATSELECGPLRLDTRAARVSVDGTPVKLTALEYRLLAYLMMHKGRVVSRTELVEHLYDQDFDRDSNTIEVFVGRVRKKLGVNLIQTVRGLGYCLAQPEDAA
- a CDS encoding PepSY domain-containing protein, whose protein sequence is MWTTIAHITPSNAATSLRRAGLAALLVLAAMMATGAMPAAASARTEMEVGVRQHRAAEPDRREWQMVQRADVLPLETVLGIARREIGGGELLEVDLNDRTGVYRLKMLRANDAVVVVIVDGKTGRVLDVRGR
- a CDS encoding nitroreductase codes for the protein MKVSEALDSRFSCRAFKDTPVPRDTIIEILETAKRAPSGGNLQPWHVYVVGGEELAGFKKLIASKLPENPMGEGSEYNVYPPKLKEPYRSRRFKVGEDMYASIGVAREDKVGRLTQFARNFEFFGAPVALFFTIDRTMQEGQWADLGMFIQSIMLLAREHGLDTCPQEAWAIWYKTIGEFVNIPEEQMLFCGLGLGYRDPDAPINALRTDRAPLEEFVTFKGI
- a CDS encoding acyl-CoA dehydrogenase family protein yields the protein MNEFQTILSDTANRLFTDNLTKDTRIAAEDGTWPQALWQAVEENGFCRILVSEARGGAGASWSDAMVLLKACGLHAVPLPLAETIVAAWFLDQAGLDVPDGPLTFGPAELKGEGADTRLADPMRKVPYAAEAAHVVAIAPAGDGVTVALLSDVTIAEPAASIARDPVADVTAAGAVTATGKAALPQDAAMQAGALMRAAGIAGALQAALAQAMQYAGERVQFGRPISKFQAIQHQLAEMATHAASVGVAADVAARAMSADPTDAAFEIAAAKLRAADAAQLGASIAHQTHGAIGFTYEHGLHFWTRRLWSWGPEFGGASHWARVLGRQAIADGGKALWASVTAR
- a CDS encoding acyl-CoA dehydrogenase family protein — protein: MQTFRFDPCDLPDGTQALRQELRDFLAAELTDYPARKRAETWMGWDADFSRKMGERGWIGMTWPKQYGGHERSALERYVVLEEMLSAGAPVAAHWIGDRQSGPLLLNYGTEEQRQKYLPRIASGQCFFCIGMSEPDSGSDLASVRTRAERTDEGWRVTGTKLWTSGAHKSHVMIALFRTSTEEGNRHGGLTQFLVDLDTPGITVRPIKDLSGNAHFNEVIFEDVLVPDSQRVGEVGGGWNQVTAELAYERSGPERYLSCYPLVAELVEELSDRDDVGERAEVEIGRLVAELSTLRHMSVSVAGMLEAGQNPALEASVVKDLGAVLEQRIPGLATELLERPFHLGTGGLDEAAAYLVQNAPSFSLRGGTREILRGIIARGLGLR
- a CDS encoding SDR family NAD(P)-dependent oxidoreductase, whose product is MKLGLDGKTAFVSGAHRGTGAVIARLLAEEGMQVIVHGPAPGDADATVGELRSAGHDAIAAHGDLTTDEGADAAIAACEGGPVDVLINNWGGVAPGRWEDSDPGTWHADYERNVLSMVRLSIRLSDGMKARGWGRIVNLGTLGTIQPPARTPHYYAAKSALAGASASLARELGGHGITVNLVSPGLIRTDEVEAHFRARAARKGWGDDWAEIEKRAMKEMGGGNPTGRMSTREDVAAAVVFLASDPAAHINGVNLRVDGGAAALAL